From Verrucomicrobiota bacterium, one genomic window encodes:
- a CDS encoding family 16 glycoside hydrolase — MKKTNLARTLACLLATTILSASGADWVSLFDGKTLNGWKASEKPGSFRVEQGMIAVEGPRSHLFFTGTEQVKADFKNFELECEILTKPGANSGVYFHTEYQENGFPQKGFEAQVSNTHIGEENYRELKKTGSLYGIRNVYKQLIKDEEWFKMHISVRGKRIQILLNDTLVVDYVEPSNPVFNPKQPGRRLSRGTFALQGHDPKSRTFFKNIRVQPLPDDLPDTDPVITFDAYEQRIVALAKDNFPVINFHTHLKGGLTVDEVRAESRKTGIFNGIAVNCGLNFAVTNDTGIEAYLKSMEGQPVFIGMQAEGREWVNLFSPAARAKFDYVFTDAMTVVDDSGKRMRLWIKEEVGEIPDAEAFMKMLVSRTVTILSTEPIDIYVNPTYLPAQLAPQYDQLWTPERMQRVVDAAAKRGIAIEINSRSKLPSAAFLKLAKQAGVKFTFGTNNTDKNIGRLDYCFQMVDELNLKWQDMWMPKPGTR; from the coding sequence ATGAAGAAAACAAATTTGGCACGTACATTGGCCTGCCTGTTGGCAACCACGATCCTGTCCGCCTCTGGCGCGGATTGGGTATCCTTATTTGACGGGAAGACGCTGAATGGCTGGAAGGCGAGTGAAAAGCCAGGCAGCTTCCGCGTGGAACAAGGCATGATTGCTGTGGAAGGTCCGCGCTCGCACTTATTTTTCACCGGCACTGAACAGGTCAAGGCGGACTTCAAGAATTTCGAGTTGGAATGCGAGATACTGACCAAACCGGGCGCCAACTCCGGTGTCTATTTCCATACGGAGTATCAGGAGAATGGCTTTCCCCAGAAAGGGTTTGAAGCGCAAGTAAGCAACACGCATATCGGCGAGGAGAATTATCGGGAATTGAAGAAAACGGGGAGTCTGTACGGCATTCGCAACGTCTATAAGCAACTAATAAAGGATGAGGAGTGGTTCAAGATGCACATCTCAGTCCGGGGTAAGCGCATTCAAATTCTACTTAACGATACGCTGGTGGTGGATTACGTGGAACCGTCCAATCCGGTGTTTAACCCTAAACAACCGGGCCGCCGGCTTTCCCGGGGTACGTTCGCTTTGCAGGGGCACGATCCCAAGAGCCGGACGTTTTTTAAAAATATTCGGGTGCAGCCATTACCAGATGATTTGCCGGATACCGATCCAGTCATCACCTTTGATGCTTACGAACAACGGATCGTTGCTTTGGCGAAGGATAACTTCCCGGTCATCAATTTTCACACGCATCTGAAAGGGGGACTGACGGTGGACGAGGTGCGGGCGGAGTCGCGAAAGACCGGCATATTTAACGGAATCGCGGTGAACTGCGGCTTAAACTTTGCCGTGACGAATGACACCGGAATTGAGGCGTACCTGAAAAGCATGGAAGGCCAGCCGGTGTTTATTGGGATGCAGGCGGAAGGACGTGAGTGGGTGAATCTGTTTTCACCGGCGGCGCGCGCCAAGTTTGATTATGTTTTTACGGATGCCATGACCGTGGTGGACGACAGCGGCAAGCGCATGCGCCTGTGGATCAAGGAAGAGGTGGGGGAGATTCCAGATGCTGAGGCATTCATGAAAATGCTGGTGAGCCGGACGGTGACAATTCTGAGCACGGAACCGATTGATATCTACGTAAACCCAACGTATCTGCCCGCCCAATTGGCACCGCAGTATGACCAGCTTTGGACACCGGAACGCATGCAACGCGTGGTGGACGCCGCCGCCAAACGTGGAATTGCCATTGAAATTAATAGCCGAAGCAAACTGCCCAGTGCGGCTTTTTTGAAGCTGGCGAAGCAAGCCGGCGTCAAATTCACATTCGGTACGAACAATACCGATAAAAATATCGGCCGGTTGGATTACTGTTTCCAGATGGTGGATGAATTAAATTTAAAATGGCAGGACATGTGGATGCCCAAACCGGGCACACGTTAA
- a CDS encoding TrpB-like pyridoxal phosphate-dependent enzyme, whose product MSDTKFVLEDREIPREWYNLAADLPNAMLPPLGPDGQPIKPEMLAPVFPMNLIEQEMCTDRWVKIPEEILELLALWRPSPLYRAKRLEAALKTPARIYYKNEGVSPAGSHKPNTAVPQAWYNKQFGIKRMTTETGAGQWGSALAFACSLIGLDCKVFMVRISFDQKPFRKMMMETWGATCVASPSHETVAGRAILEQDPHTPGSLGIAISEAIEAAVTDTTGQTRYGLGSVLNHVMLHQTIIGLEAKKQLAKAGERKVDVVIGCAGGGSNFAGLSFPFMCDKIHGADITIIPVEPESCPKMTRGPFSYDHGDIAKMTPLLPMHSLGHEFMPPPIHAGGLRYHGMSPLVSQAVVEGLATPRAVHQLKCYEAAVMFARTEGFIPAPETSHAIACAIDEAVKAREEGKEKVILFNWSGHGLMDLVGYHKYFQGLLTDYSLPQEDLERFTAKIKDHPKPAVRRSGKWPVSA is encoded by the coding sequence ATGTCTGATACGAAATTCGTTCTTGAGGACCGCGAGATACCTCGTGAGTGGTACAACTTGGCCGCCGACCTGCCGAATGCCATGTTGCCGCCGCTAGGACCCGACGGCCAGCCCATCAAACCTGAAATGCTCGCGCCGGTGTTCCCCATGAACCTGATCGAGCAGGAAATGTGTACGGATCGCTGGGTGAAGATTCCGGAAGAAATTCTGGAATTACTGGCGCTGTGGCGGCCCTCCCCGCTGTATCGCGCCAAGCGCCTGGAAGCCGCGCTCAAAACTCCCGCCCGGATTTATTATAAGAACGAGGGCGTCTCTCCGGCTGGCAGTCATAAGCCCAATACCGCCGTGCCCCAAGCCTGGTACAATAAGCAATTTGGCATCAAACGAATGACCACGGAGACCGGCGCCGGGCAATGGGGCAGCGCGCTCGCGTTTGCGTGTTCCCTGATCGGGCTGGACTGCAAAGTATTCATGGTGCGCATCAGCTTTGATCAAAAACCATTCCGCAAAATGATGATGGAGACTTGGGGTGCCACCTGCGTGGCCAGCCCGTCCCATGAAACCGTGGCGGGCCGCGCGATCCTGGAACAGGACCCGCACACTCCCGGCTCGCTGGGCATTGCCATTTCGGAAGCCATCGAAGCCGCAGTGACGGATACGACCGGCCAGACCCGGTACGGCTTGGGCAGCGTGCTGAACCATGTGATGTTGCATCAAACCATCATCGGGCTCGAAGCTAAAAAACAATTGGCGAAAGCCGGCGAACGCAAGGTGGATGTGGTGATCGGTTGTGCGGGTGGTGGCTCCAACTTCGCAGGTCTCTCGTTCCCATTCATGTGCGATAAGATCCATGGAGCCGACATCACCATCATCCCGGTGGAACCCGAAAGCTGCCCCAAGATGACGCGCGGGCCGTTCTCATACGATCACGGCGATATTGCCAAGATGACGCCGTTGTTACCCATGCATTCGCTTGGCCACGAGTTTATGCCACCCCCCATCCATGCCGGCGGTTTGCGGTATCATGGCATGTCTCCGTTGGTCAGCCAGGCGGTGGTGGAAGGGTTGGCCACGCCCCGGGCGGTTCACCAATTGAAGTGCTACGAGGCAGCGGTGATGTTCGCCCGCACCGAAGGTTTTATTCCTGCCCCCGAAACCTCGCACGCCATCGCGTGTGCCATTGATGAAGCGGTCAAAGCCCGCGAGGAAGGCAAAGAAAAAGTCATCCTGTTCAATTGGTCCGGTCACGGGCTGATGGACCTGGTGGGGTATCATAAATATTTCCAAGGATTACTGACGGATTATTCCCTGCCACAAGAGGACTTGGAACGCTTTACCGCCAAGATCAAAGACCATCCCAAGCCGGCGGTTCGCCGATCCGGTAAATGGCCAGTGTCGGCGTAA